In the genome of Desulfobotulus mexicanus, one region contains:
- a CDS encoding TRAP transporter substrate-binding protein, translated as MKKRIVWIIATIFLLTSLPVLALAQRPITLRLAHPMAPGNNVTVGYEKFKELVEEKSNRKIRIQIFGNCQLGSDRVTTEAAQAGTLDMSSSSSPNMASFSPAYMAIDLPYITDAAYQENLYKALDDGELGRALDRVAQSVGLKTIMFSEYGYRNFVSTNKPLRQVEDLRNLKVRTTASPVEVDVALELGMNPSPIAWGETYTALQQGTVDAQGNTFSLLNDAKHTEVIRYAMDSRHNYSMHILLMNKNRWDRLTPEQQSIITEAAREATAWQRAETIRLEELAWQAFRDRGIEITELSPDQRAELKRRTEPVRAKFAKEIPAELLRLIAETQK; from the coding sequence ATGAAAAAAAGAATCGTATGGATTATTGCCACCATCTTTCTGCTGACCAGTCTTCCTGTGCTGGCACTTGCCCAAAGACCCATCACCCTGAGGCTGGCCCACCCCATGGCTCCGGGGAATAACGTTACCGTTGGCTATGAAAAATTTAAAGAACTGGTGGAAGAAAAGAGTAACCGAAAGATCAGAATACAGATCTTCGGCAACTGCCAGCTGGGCAGTGACAGGGTAACAACGGAAGCCGCCCAAGCGGGTACCCTGGATATGTCTTCCAGCTCCTCACCCAACATGGCAAGCTTCTCTCCGGCCTATATGGCCATCGACCTCCCCTACATCACCGATGCGGCCTACCAGGAAAACCTTTATAAGGCCCTGGACGATGGAGAGCTGGGCCGGGCCCTCGATCGTGTTGCCCAAAGTGTTGGTTTGAAAACCATTATGTTCAGTGAATACGGATACAGAAACTTCGTTTCAACGAACAAGCCTCTCCGTCAGGTGGAAGATTTAAGAAACCTCAAGGTCCGTACAACAGCCTCTCCAGTGGAAGTAGACGTTGCCCTTGAGCTTGGCATGAACCCATCTCCCATTGCCTGGGGTGAAACCTATACGGCACTTCAGCAAGGTACTGTGGACGCCCAGGGAAACACTTTCTCCCTGCTTAATGATGCAAAACATACGGAAGTAATTCGTTATGCCATGGATTCAAGACATAATTATTCCATGCATATTCTGCTCATGAATAAAAACAGGTGGGACCGCCTTACCCCTGAGCAGCAGAGCATTATCACAGAAGCTGCACGGGAAGCCACAGCATGGCAGCGTGCGGAAACCATCCGTCTTGAAGAACTTGCATGGCAGGCATTCCGTGACAGGGGCATCGAAATAACCGAACTCAGCCCGGACCAGCGTGCGGAACTGAAAAGAAGAACTGAGCCCGTCCGTGCGAAATTTGCAAAGGAAATTCCTGCAGAACTGCTCAGGCTGATTGCCGAAACACAGAAATAA
- a CDS encoding TRAP transporter large permease subunit, with protein sequence MEAARSKKSPLHWIDENFESIFMVTGLLAIIFFITWQVLYRYIIVSFIERAGGSVWAEELSRYIFIWISYLALSFSIRKRSSIRVDIIYDKLSPRFQNISWIVIEVLFLCLTLSIAWFGYGMIQNLLQFPQTTPAMRIPFLIPYLILPIGFGLMSLRLIQSLSSQFRICGIKDSFTGLAITIAIASPCFVFDYIEPIPALFGYFILLCIIGVPIAISLGLSTLATIICADTLPVGYMAQITFTSIDSFPIMAIPFFIAAGVFMGAGGLSERLLALADEIVGGLYGGMGLTCIVTCMFFGAISGSGPATVAAIGALIIPAMKERGYDIHFSAALIAAAGCVGVMIPPSNPFVVYGVSAQVSIGDLFISGIIPGLLTGFVLMVYCYLYSRKKGWRGSTKKRTPATFVKAAWDAKWALMVPVIVLGGIYGGIMTPTEAAAVAAFYGLFVGVCVYREMNAKGVIIACREACETSAMIIVLIAMATLFGNIMTIEDVPGSIARWLLDLTSNKYIILLLVIILLLIVGTFMEALAAIVILTPILLPIVTSVGVSPLHFGVIMVLNLAIGFITPPVGVNLFVASGIAKVKLEKVSVAVLPMLACMLIILLLCTFIPEIPLFLVGNK encoded by the coding sequence ATGGAAGCTGCAAGATCGAAAAAAAGCCCCCTGCACTGGATTGACGAAAACTTTGAATCCATCTTTATGGTCACCGGCCTTCTGGCCATCATTTTTTTCATTACATGGCAGGTACTCTACCGTTACATTATTGTAAGTTTCATTGAAAGGGCTGGCGGTTCAGTATGGGCCGAAGAGTTATCCAGATATATTTTTATATGGATATCCTACCTTGCCCTCAGTTTTTCCATCCGAAAACGTTCCTCCATAAGGGTGGACATCATATATGATAAACTATCCCCAAGATTTCAGAATATCAGCTGGATAGTTATTGAAGTTCTTTTTCTCTGTCTCACCCTCTCCATTGCCTGGTTCGGCTACGGCATGATTCAGAACCTGCTTCAATTTCCACAGACAACACCGGCCATGCGCATTCCCTTTCTTATTCCCTATCTGATTCTGCCCATAGGTTTTGGCCTGATGTCGCTACGGCTTATCCAGTCCCTTAGCAGTCAATTCAGAATCTGCGGAATAAAAGACAGTTTTACAGGACTGGCCATCACCATAGCCATAGCTTCACCCTGTTTTGTTTTCGACTATATTGAACCCATTCCTGCACTTTTCGGCTATTTCATACTGCTCTGTATTATAGGCGTCCCCATTGCCATCAGTCTGGGGCTTTCCACCCTTGCCACCATCATCTGCGCCGACACCCTGCCCGTGGGCTACATGGCACAGATTACCTTTACTTCCATAGACAGCTTTCCCATTATGGCCATCCCGTTTTTTATTGCAGCGGGTGTTTTCATGGGAGCAGGCGGACTTTCGGAACGCCTGCTGGCTCTGGCCGATGAAATCGTGGGTGGACTGTACGGCGGAATGGGCCTCACCTGCATTGTGACCTGCATGTTCTTCGGAGCCATCAGTGGTTCCGGTCCGGCTACGGTGGCAGCCATTGGTGCCCTCATCATTCCGGCGATGAAGGAGAGGGGTTACGACATCCACTTTTCTGCTGCACTTATAGCAGCCGCAGGATGCGTGGGCGTGATGATCCCCCCCAGTAATCCCTTTGTGGTTTACGGGGTTTCCGCCCAGGTTTCCATTGGTGACCTTTTCATCAGCGGTATCATCCCCGGCTTGCTCACAGGTTTTGTATTAATGGTATACTGTTACCTTTATTCCCGAAAAAAAGGCTGGCGCGGCAGCACTAAAAAACGTACTCCCGCCACCTTTGTTAAGGCCGCATGGGATGCCAAGTGGGCACTGATGGTTCCGGTTATTGTTCTGGGAGGAATTTACGGAGGCATCATGACCCCCACGGAAGCAGCTGCCGTGGCAGCCTTTTACGGGCTTTTTGTGGGTGTCTGCGTGTACAGGGAAATGAACGCAAAAGGGGTTATCATTGCGTGCCGGGAAGCCTGCGAAACATCGGCTATGATCATCGTTCTTATTGCCATGGCCACCCTCTTTGGCAATATCATGACCATTGAAGATGTTCCGGGAAGCATTGCCAGATGGCTGCTGGATCTGACAAGCAATAAATACATAATTTTGTTACTTGTTATTATTCTTCTTCTCATTGTAGGCACTTTTATGGAAGCCCTTGCTGCCATAGTGATTCTCACTCCCATCCTGCTGCCTATTGTAACCAGTGTCGGGGTTTCTCCCCTTCACTTCGGTGTCATAATGGTTCTCAACCTTGCCATCGGATTCATAACTCCGCCTGTGGGGGTCAACCTCTTTGTTGCCAGCGGCATTGCCAAGGTGAAACTGGAGAAGGTCTCCGTAGCCGTATTGCCCATGCTTGCATGTATGCTGATTATCCTTCTGCTCTGCACCTTTATTCCCGAAATCCCTCTCTTTCTTGTGGGGAATAAATAA
- a CDS encoding amidohydrolase family protein, translating to MKVIDFRFRPNTPEIIDGIKNSAMFKAACKAIGFDARKPQPLEEIIADLDAKNVELAVITGRDCESTYGSPANNPSVLSFCKAFPEKFAGFWGIDPHKKMAAVREIEYAIQELGMKGIAIDPYLAHIPASESRFYPIYTKCAELDVPVFITMAPPPQVPGAIMDYADPRDIDRVARDFPELTLIMSHGGYPFVNESIFACMRNANVYMDFSEYEEAPMADVFIKAMATTISDKVLFASAHPFIELSHALSVYESFPLTEEVRAKVMYENARKVLKMNTEK from the coding sequence ATGAAAGTTATTGATTTTCGTTTCCGCCCCAACACCCCTGAAATTATAGATGGCATCAAAAACAGCGCCATGTTTAAAGCTGCCTGCAAGGCCATAGGCTTTGATGCCAGAAAACCCCAGCCCCTTGAGGAAATAATTGCGGATCTGGATGCCAAAAACGTGGAACTGGCTGTGATAACGGGAAGGGATTGTGAAAGCACCTATGGAAGTCCGGCCAACAACCCCAGTGTCCTTTCCTTTTGCAAAGCCTTTCCTGAAAAATTTGCAGGATTCTGGGGAATTGATCCCCACAAAAAAATGGCTGCCGTCCGTGAAATTGAATACGCCATTCAGGAGCTGGGGATGAAGGGCATTGCCATAGACCCCTACCTTGCCCATATCCCGGCCAGTGAATCCCGTTTTTATCCCATTTACACCAAGTGTGCGGAACTGGATGTACCCGTCTTTATCACCATGGCTCCACCGCCACAGGTACCCGGAGCCATCATGGACTATGCCGATCCCAGAGATATTGACCGAGTTGCAAGGGATTTTCCCGAGCTAACCCTGATCATGAGTCACGGTGGCTACCCTTTCGTCAATGAAAGCATTTTCGCCTGCATGCGCAATGCTAACGTATACATGGATTTTTCTGAATATGAAGAGGCTCCCATGGCGGATGTTTTCATAAAAGCCATGGCTACCACTATTTCTGACAAGGTACTTTTTGCCAGTGCCCACCCCTTTATTGAACTGAGCCATGCCCTGTCTGTCTATGAATCCTTCCCGCTGACCGAGGAGGTAAGGGCCAAAGTCATGTATGAAAATGCAAGAAAAGTTTTAAAGATGAATACAGAAAAGTAA
- the hpsG gene encoding (2S)-3-sulfopropanediol dehydratase: MYDYAGCDCVSPQEQRLLESIEGKENIFRQTHPRVFKMLERFDGQKPRIDVERALYFTQSMQETEGQPLPLRWAKALMHIARNITVYVQDDQLLLGRAGCDGRYGILYPELDGDFLDIAVRDLPSRSQSPATITEEDAKLVIEEIAPYWKGKTYHEALSKAFPPEVHKLTYDDPEGLISRFIVNETSSFRSSLQWVHDFEKILKRGFNGIRREAEEKLSALDPMSPLDNCEKKPFLEAIVIVCEAIVLWAKRHAELAYQMAEKENDPIRRAELQRMAEIAERVPGEPARNFYEAVQSQWFTQMFSRLEQKTGTTISNGRMDQYFYPYYIKDMNEGRITEDQAMELLECMWVGMAEFIDMYISPTGGAFNEGYAHWEAVTVGGQTPEGYDATNELTHLILKSKREFPLHYPDLAARIHSRSPESYLWDVAETIKDGSGFPKIINDEEIVPLYVSKGASFEEALDYAVSGCTEARMPNRDTYTSGGAYINFAAAVEMVLRNGRMKKYGDQVLGVETGDPCSFASWEDFWEAYKAQHILFMKTAFIQQYIIIQLRARHFAQPLGSAMHDLCMKHCVDLHQPKIPEGIDLGYFEYMGLGTVVDSLAAIKKLVFEEKRLTMRQILDAIDANFEGHENVQALLRSAPCYGNNDPYADAIGRDIDRISVEFGKKYSKELGINNDVRYVPFTSHVPFGKVVSATPNGRTEWFSLSDGSSASHGADANGPTAVLLSNYNTKNMGMRERAARMLNIKFTPNCVEGDQGTEKLVSFMRTLCDLKLWHVQFNVIRKETLIAAQKDPAKYKNLIVRIAGYSAYFVDLSPDLQNDLIARTEHDNM, translated from the coding sequence ATGTACGATTATGCAGGATGTGACTGCGTATCCCCCCAGGAACAGCGCCTTCTGGAAAGCATTGAAGGTAAAGAAAATATATTCCGCCAGACCCATCCGCGTGTTTTTAAAATGCTGGAACGCTTTGATGGCCAGAAACCACGCATTGATGTAGAGCGCGCATTATATTTCACCCAGTCCATGCAGGAAACCGAGGGGCAGCCTCTACCCCTGCGCTGGGCAAAGGCACTGATGCATATTGCCCGGAATATAACCGTGTATGTACAGGATGACCAGCTGCTGCTGGGTCGTGCTGGCTGCGATGGTCGCTATGGTATTCTGTATCCGGAACTGGACGGGGACTTCCTTGACATTGCCGTACGAGACCTGCCCAGCCGAAGCCAGTCTCCTGCGACCATAACAGAAGAGGATGCCAAACTGGTTATCGAGGAAATTGCTCCTTACTGGAAAGGCAAAACCTACCATGAAGCATTGAGCAAAGCCTTTCCTCCTGAAGTTCACAAACTGACCTATGACGATCCCGAAGGACTGATTTCCCGCTTCATTGTCAATGAGACATCCTCTTTCCGTTCATCCCTTCAGTGGGTGCACGACTTTGAAAAAATCCTCAAACGAGGTTTCAATGGCATACGCAGGGAAGCAGAAGAAAAGCTCTCAGCCCTTGACCCCATGAGTCCTCTGGATAACTGTGAGAAAAAACCTTTCCTTGAAGCCATTGTTATCGTTTGTGAAGCCATTGTTCTCTGGGCAAAGCGCCATGCGGAACTGGCTTACCAGATGGCAGAAAAAGAAAATGACCCCATCCGCCGGGCCGAACTCCAGCGCATGGCAGAAATTGCAGAACGTGTACCCGGTGAACCTGCCAGAAACTTCTACGAGGCAGTACAGAGCCAGTGGTTCACCCAGATGTTCTCCCGTCTGGAACAGAAAACCGGCACCACCATTTCCAACGGTCGTATGGATCAATATTTCTACCCTTATTATATCAAGGATATGAACGAAGGCCGGATTACGGAAGATCAGGCCATGGAGCTGCTGGAATGCATGTGGGTGGGAATGGCTGAATTTATCGATATGTACATATCGCCCACGGGCGGTGCCTTCAATGAAGGATATGCCCACTGGGAAGCCGTCACCGTTGGAGGACAGACGCCGGAAGGCTATGACGCCACCAACGAGCTGACCCACCTTATCCTGAAATCCAAGCGGGAATTCCCCCTGCACTATCCGGATCTGGCTGCCCGCATCCACTCTCGCTCGCCGGAAAGCTATCTCTGGGATGTGGCAGAAACCATCAAGGACGGCTCAGGCTTCCCCAAAATCATCAATGACGAAGAAATTGTTCCCCTTTATGTATCCAAGGGTGCAAGCTTTGAAGAGGCACTGGACTACGCCGTTTCCGGATGTACGGAAGCCCGCATGCCCAACCGCGACACCTATACCTCAGGCGGGGCCTATATCAACTTTGCCGCTGCCGTTGAAATGGTACTCCGCAATGGCCGCATGAAAAAGTACGGAGATCAGGTTCTGGGTGTGGAAACAGGCGATCCCTGCTCCTTTGCATCCTGGGAGGACTTCTGGGAAGCCTATAAGGCCCAGCATATTCTTTTCATGAAAACTGCCTTTATTCAGCAGTATATCATCATCCAGCTCAGGGCCCGCCATTTTGCCCAGCCACTGGGTTCCGCCATGCATGACCTCTGCATGAAACACTGCGTAGATCTGCATCAACCCAAGATCCCTGAAGGCATCGACCTCGGCTACTTTGAATACATGGGGCTTGGTACGGTGGTGGATTCACTGGCTGCCATCAAAAAGCTTGTGTTTGAAGAAAAACGCCTCACCATGCGTCAGATTCTGGATGCAATTGATGCCAATTTTGAAGGCCATGAAAACGTGCAGGCCCTGCTCCGCAGCGCCCCATGCTATGGCAACAATGACCCCTATGCCGATGCCATTGGCCGGGATATTGACCGTATCTCCGTGGAATTCGGTAAAAAATACAGCAAAGAGCTGGGTATCAATAATGATGTCCGTTATGTGCCATTTACTTCCCATGTTCCCTTTGGAAAGGTGGTTTCCGCCACACCCAACGGACGTACGGAGTGGTTTTCCCTTTCCGACGGCTCCTCCGCCTCCCATGGTGCGGATGCCAATGGTCCCACAGCAGTACTTCTTTCCAATTACAATACCAAGAATATGGGAATGCGTGAGCGGGCTGCAAGGATGCTGAACATCAAGTTCACACCCAACTGTGTGGAGGGCGATCAGGGTACGGAAAAACTGGTCTCATTCATGCGCACCCTCTGTGATCTTAAACTCTGGCACGTTCAGTTCAATGTCATCCGAAAAGAGACCCTGATTGCTGCCCAGAAAGATCCGGCCAAATACAAAAACCTGATTGTACGCATCGCAGGATACAGCGCTTACTTTGTAGATCTCTCTCCCGATCTGCAAAATGATCTCATAGCGCGTACGGAACACGACAACATGTAA
- the hpsH gene encoding (2S)-3-sulfopropanediol dehydratase activating enzyme, whose product MSSFEDRKMQGMVFNIQKYSVHDGPGIRTIVFTKGCPLRCSWCSNPESQEYGPELACNKGRCLGFDKCRYCLDVCPKDAITADAENLVHVKRNICGDCPHLCAKACPAQSLIVYGKMRSVEDILSVVEQDAVFYTRSGGGLTLSGGEPLMQHDFAMALLREAKKRRVRTAIETCGMIPWETLHDASLLIHDMLFDLKHMDSEKHELHTGMGNARILDNFTRLAGLQNDKPILVRTPVIPDFNDNEEAIRAIAKFLLPFEDRITYELLPYHRLGTQKYHFLDRIPSMGEVQLDKKLFSSLQDTAQSILGERFIRVE is encoded by the coding sequence ATGAGCAGCTTTGAAGACAGAAAAATGCAAGGCATGGTTTTCAATATCCAGAAGTATTCCGTACACGACGGGCCGGGCATACGTACCATCGTTTTCACAAAGGGCTGCCCGCTTCGCTGCAGCTGGTGCAGCAATCCAGAATCCCAGGAATATGGCCCTGAGCTGGCCTGTAACAAAGGACGATGCCTTGGGTTTGATAAATGCCGCTATTGTCTGGACGTATGCCCCAAGGATGCAATCACTGCTGATGCAGAAAACCTTGTGCATGTAAAAAGAAATATCTGCGGCGATTGTCCCCACCTTTGCGCTAAAGCCTGTCCTGCACAGAGTCTTATTGTTTACGGAAAAATGCGCAGCGTGGAAGATATACTTTCTGTAGTTGAACAGGATGCGGTATTCTATACCCGCTCCGGTGGTGGCCTGACCCTTTCAGGCGGCGAACCCCTCATGCAGCATGACTTTGCCATGGCCCTGCTGCGGGAAGCAAAAAAAAGACGGGTGCGTACAGCCATCGAAACCTGCGGTATGATTCCATGGGAAACTCTGCACGATGCATCCCTGCTTATCCATGACATGCTCTTTGATCTCAAGCACATGGACAGTGAGAAACATGAACTGCATACAGGTATGGGAAATGCCAGGATTCTGGATAACTTCACCCGCCTTGCAGGTTTGCAGAACGATAAACCCATACTTGTGCGTACTCCGGTAATTCCGGATTTCAACGACAATGAAGAGGCCATCCGAGCTATTGCCAAATTCCTGCTTCCCTTTGAAGATCGTATCACCTATGAACTTCTGCCCTACCACCGTCTGGGGACACAGAAATACCATTTCCTTGATCGGATACCGTCCATGGGCGAAGTTCAACTGGATAAAAAACTCTTTTCCAGCCTGCAGGACACAGCGCAAAGTATACTGGGAGAAAGGTTTATCCGAGTAGAGTAA
- a CDS encoding sigma-54 interaction domain-containing protein yields MVKSDMHEVLVDGNSQILDQSHVFSAIKLPSQDRDMPPNAKDLLARHSLDIMDAIPEGVFVTNLEGITLYVNRMYEQLTGLSRDQVLGRQVRTLVEEGVFDVALNPEVVRKAKSVTHTQRLRNGKMLVLTGTPVFDESGALRLVITFARDITRITQLNEQVSEQKQLIEQTNEQMAYMAREQSLTTVPVFASKVMHETLGFLQTMAKTDATLLILGETGVGKDVFARYVHGQSQRCDKVMMKVDCGSISESLIESEMFGYMPGAFTGASSKGKPGYFELAKGSTIFLDEIGEMPLAMQTRLLRVLQDGEIMRIGGNKPVKIDARIIAATNRDLVSSIEEGKFRQDLFYRLNVATVKIPPLRERMADISPLAETFLRQYSARYHKHIAFMDITLEALTHYHWPGNVRELENLVHSLVITHQGPLIAPADLPPSIHGKKTETAEDYKEFLQGERSLKEIMAEIESDFLNRAIRHHGSVQQVARIFKINRSTIFRKINKK; encoded by the coding sequence ATGGTAAAGTCTGACATGCATGAAGTTCTGGTGGATGGCAACAGCCAAATCCTGGATCAAAGCCATGTGTTTTCTGCCATTAAACTCCCATCACAAGACAGAGATATGCCTCCAAATGCCAAGGATCTGCTGGCCAGGCACAGCCTGGATATTATGGACGCCATTCCCGAGGGCGTTTTTGTTACCAATCTTGAAGGAATTACACTGTATGTAAACCGGATGTATGAACAGCTGACCGGCCTGTCCCGTGATCAGGTGCTGGGACGTCAGGTCCGAACCCTTGTTGAAGAGGGCGTTTTTGACGTGGCACTGAATCCTGAGGTCGTACGCAAAGCAAAATCCGTCACTCACACTCAGCGCCTCAGAAACGGCAAAATGCTTGTTCTGACGGGAACTCCAGTCTTTGATGAATCAGGTGCTCTACGCCTTGTAATTACCTTTGCAAGGGATATAACAAGAATTACCCAGCTGAATGAACAGGTCTCTGAGCAGAAACAGCTCATCGAACAGACCAATGAGCAGATGGCCTACATGGCCAGGGAACAATCCCTGACCACAGTTCCCGTCTTTGCAAGTAAAGTCATGCATGAAACCCTTGGCTTCCTGCAAACCATGGCAAAAACCGATGCCACCCTGCTGATTCTTGGAGAAACCGGTGTGGGCAAAGACGTCTTTGCCCGCTATGTTCACGGCCAGAGCCAGCGTTGCGATAAAGTTATGATGAAGGTTGACTGCGGGAGCATCTCCGAATCTCTGATAGAGTCAGAAATGTTTGGCTACATGCCGGGAGCCTTTACGGGAGCCTCCAGCAAGGGAAAGCCGGGATATTTTGAACTGGCCAAAGGCAGCACTATTTTTCTTGATGAAATAGGTGAAATGCCCCTGGCCATGCAGACCCGCCTCCTTCGAGTTCTTCAGGATGGAGAAATTATGCGCATAGGCGGAAACAAGCCCGTCAAAATCGATGCCAGAATAATAGCAGCAACCAACCGTGATCTTGTCAGCAGTATTGAAGAGGGAAAATTCAGACAGGATTTATTTTACAGGCTCAATGTTGCTACGGTTAAAATTCCACCCCTGCGGGAACGCATGGCAGATATCTCCCCCCTTGCAGAGACTTTTCTGCGCCAGTACAGCGCCAGATATCATAAACATATAGCTTTCATGGATATAACTCTGGAAGCCCTCACCCATTATCACTGGCCCGGAAATGTCCGCGAGCTTGAAAACCTTGTACATTCCCTTGTTATAACCCATCAGGGCCCCCTCATTGCCCCCGCCGATCTTCCACCTTCTATTCATGGAAAAAAAACGGAAACAGCAGAGGATTATAAAGAATTTCTGCAGGGAGAACGTTCCCTTAAAGAAATCATGGCAGAAATTGAATCTGACTTTTTAAATCGTGCCATCCGACACCACGGTTCCGTTCAGCAGGTGGCACGGATTTTTAAAATCAACCGCAGTACCATCTTCAGAAAAATCAATAAAAAATGA